Proteins encoded together in one Orcinus orca chromosome 13, mOrcOrc1.1, whole genome shotgun sequence window:
- the LOC101272847 gene encoding lithostathine-like — MMSSMGIPSLSWMLLSCLMLLSQVQGEDSQKKLPSARISCPRGSMAYASYCYALFTTPKTWMNANMACQKRSSGQLVSVLSGAEGSFVAALVKNNLKTVSDVWIGLHDPTEGSEPNGSGWEWSSTDVLNYVAWEKDPSTSSSPGYCGSLSRSSGYLKWRHYNCSVNLPYVCKFKG; from the exons ATGATGTCTTCCATGGGCATCCCCAGCCTGTCCTGGATGCTGCTCTCCTGCCTGATGCTCCTGTCTCAAGTCCAAG GGGAAGATTCCCAGAAGAAACTGCCCTCTGCACGGATCAGCTGTCCGAGAGGCTCCATGGCCTATGCGTCCTACTGCTATGCCTTGTTTACAACACCTAAAACCTGGATGAATGCAAAC ATGGCTTGCCAGAAGAGATCCTCAGGACAACTTGTGTCTGTGCTCAGTGGGGCTGAGGGATCCTTCGTGGCCGCCCTGGTCAAGAACAACTTGAAAACTGTCTCAGACGTCTGGATTGGGCTCCATGACCCCACAGAG GGCTCTGAGCCCAATGGCAGTGGATGGGAGTGGAGTAGCACTGATGTGCTCAATTACGTTGCCTGGGAGAAAGATCCCTCCACCAGCTCATCCCCTGGCTATTGTGGGAGCCTGTCCAGAAGCTCAG GCTATCTGAAGTGGAGACATTATAACTGTTCTGTGAACTTACCCTATGTCTGCAAGTTCAAGGGCTAA